A stretch of Deltaproteobacteria bacterium DNA encodes these proteins:
- a CDS encoding efflux RND transporter periplasmic adaptor subunit produces MADDVSPRLDKSLSGLRLDPTIRTQQGRGALWWIAITLVLALTIGGASVWLYQQTLGRPQQVQVAFARLVGANTQLTGAVLSGAGYVVTGDRYISIGVRVPGRIDAYEVQEGDFVHKGATLVRLDARDYEAALKRSEATLELAKANLLFKQKQATRRRELHARGLIAAHDLDVAENELAVAQASVHQAEADVMSARVNLDYTRLTAPTDGIVLDKLKEVGEIAVPGGFAGAGDLIRIANLKDLRAEVDINEVDFRRVRMGQQVEVVPDAYPDRKYPAQVVKIYPRANRQKGTLKVEVKLASVDEYLRPDMSVRINFLAEAPKADDRPRIVVPRGAVRGEGEQAFVWMVRNRQAHRVSLRLGEDLGDAVQVMSGLDGGEALIVSGLETIQEGMLVEVTDQKNTTGH; encoded by the coding sequence ATGGCTGACGATGTCTCGCCTCGGCTCGACAAGAGCCTCAGTGGCTTACGGCTTGACCCGACCATACGCACCCAGCAAGGGCGCGGGGCGCTATGGTGGATCGCCATCACCCTCGTTTTGGCCCTGACTATCGGTGGTGCAAGCGTGTGGCTGTACCAGCAGACTCTTGGACGTCCACAGCAGGTGCAAGTCGCCTTCGCGCGGCTGGTGGGAGCGAACACGCAATTGACCGGCGCGGTGCTTTCCGGCGCCGGCTATGTCGTCACTGGCGACCGTTATATCTCCATCGGCGTGCGCGTTCCCGGTCGCATCGACGCCTACGAAGTCCAGGAAGGCGATTTTGTTCACAAAGGGGCGACGCTCGTTCGCCTCGACGCCCGCGACTATGAAGCGGCGCTCAAACGATCCGAAGCGACCCTAGAACTCGCCAAGGCCAATCTGCTCTTCAAACAAAAACAGGCGACTCGACGGCGCGAATTGCATGCCCGTGGCCTGATCGCCGCCCACGATCTCGATGTGGCGGAGAACGAACTCGCCGTCGCTCAGGCGAGCGTGCATCAGGCCGAAGCCGACGTGATGTCCGCACGGGTCAATTTGGATTACACCCGCTTGACCGCACCGACCGATGGCATCGTGCTCGATAAATTGAAGGAAGTCGGAGAGATCGCCGTGCCCGGTGGGTTCGCCGGTGCCGGCGACTTGATCCGCATTGCCAACTTGAAAGACCTGCGTGCGGAAGTAGACATCAACGAGGTAGACTTCCGCCGCGTGCGCATGGGCCAACAAGTCGAAGTGGTGCCGGACGCCTATCCGGATCGCAAATATCCCGCCCAAGTCGTAAAGATTTATCCCCGAGCCAACCGACAGAAGGGGACGCTCAAGGTTGAAGTCAAGCTCGCCAGCGTGGACGAGTATCTGCGTCCGGACATGTCCGTGCGCATCAACTTTCTCGCGGAAGCGCCCAAAGCCGACGACCGGCCCCGCATCGTCGTGCCACGCGGAGCCGTGCGTGGAGAAGGTGAACAGGCATTCGTCTGGATGGTGCGTAACCGGCAGGCGCACCGCGTTTCCCTCCGTCTCGGCGAAGACTTGGGCGATGCTGTCCAGGTTATGAGCGGGCTGGACGGCGGTGAAGCGCTTATTGTCTCTGGGCTGGAGACCATCCAAGAAGGGATGCTCGTGGAAGTCACTGACCAGAAGAATACCACTGGGCACTAA